The Acidobacteriota bacterium DNA window ACCCGAACCTTCGACTGGGCGCCGCGGCACCTGCGGCTGGAATCTCCGCTCCCCGGCGGCGCCTTGCCCGAGGTGGTTTTCGGCCTGGCTTTTCGCCAGGGAGTCGTCTCGTCCCTGCCCTGCCGCGCGCTCGACCCTCACCCCGGCGAGCGCATCCTCGACCTCTGCGCCGCTCCCGGCGGCAAGACCGTGCTGCTGGCGAGCCTTGCCGAAGACCGCGCGCGCATCCTCGCCGGCGACCCCTCGGCTTCCCGCGCGGGCCTGCTGGTCCAGAGCCTGTCCCGCATGGGCCTCACCTCGGTGATCACCGTCCAGCAGGACGGCAACGGCTTTCCCGCCGCCGCGCCCTTCGACGCCATCCTCCTCGACGCCCCATGCACCGGCGAGGGCATCTTCCGGGTCGGCCGGCCGCGCTACGAGCCCACCGGCGAACAAGGCGTACTGCGCGCCCGGGCCCTCCAGCGCCGACTGATCAGCCGGGCCGCGGACCTGCTGGCCCCTGGCGGCCGCATGGTCTACTCCACCTGCAGCTACGCCCCGGAAGAAAACGAGGGGGTGATCAGCGACCTGCTGGCCCGGCGCGACGACCTGCGCATCGAAGCCCTCCCCGACGGCATCCCCGGCAGCCCGGGCCTCACCCGTTGGGGTGAAATCGGTTTCCACCCCGATCTGCCCCGGGCCCGGCGGCTCTACCCGCACCAGACCGGCTCCTGGGGCTTTTTCCTCTGCCTGCTGCGCAAGGACCCCGATTCCGGCCACTACACGTCGGGAAGCCGCCGGGAGGACCGCCCCCGGGTCGAACCCGTCGACGACCCGGAAGCGGCCGCGGAACTCCGCGCCGCTCTCGAGCCCTTCGGCGTTGGGCGGGAAGTGCTCGACACCTACCACGTCATGCCCCGCGGCAAGGACCTGTGGATCCTCTCCCGCTGCTGTCCCGCCGGCTCGGATACGGACGTCTCACGACTGAAAATCGTCGCCCCGGGACTGAGGGCCCTGCGCCGCACGCCCCGGGGGCCCCGACTGCCCAACGGCGTGCTGCGGGCCCTCGATCGCCACCTGGGCGCACGCGTGGTGGAATTGGAATGGGACCAGGCGCTGGCCCTGCTCGAAGAGCGGGAGCAGGCCGCGGCGCCGGACGCGCCGGTCGGACAGGTGGCCCTCCGCGCCGGAGGGCAGGTCATCGGCGCAGGCTACCAGCGCGGAGGCCGGTTGTATCTCGAACTGCCCAAGGCCTGGCGCTGAACCGGCATACCCTTTTCGAGGAGACGCCCATGACCCCCACCCCCTTTCGGCCCCTCCCGGCCGTCCTGCTGCTGGCCGCCCTGCTCGGCCCGGCCTGCGGCGGCGGCCCGAGGCTTTCACGAAGCGCGCCCGGTGATCCCGCGGCCGCCGCCGAAGTGCTGATCGACGCCGCCCTGGCCGATGCCACCGCCTACCAGCGCCTGGCGGAACTCTGCGACCGCTTCGGCGGCCGATCCGCCGGCAGCGAAGCCCTCGCGGGCGCCCTGCGCTGGGCCGCCGCCACGCTGAACGCCGATGGCGCGGAGAACGTCCGCCTCGAACCGGTGACCGTGACCGCGTGGATTCGCGGAGCCGAGCGCCTGACTCTGCTCGAGCCCGCCGGCCCCCGCGACCTCCCCCTGTTGGGCCTCGGCCGCAGCGTCGGCACTCCCCCCGGCGGGATCGAAGCCGAGGTCGTGGTGGTCTCGAGCTTCGACGATCTCCGACGCCGGGGCGCGGCGGTGCGGGGCAAGATCGTGCTCTACGACTTCCCGATGAAAACCATGGACGTGATGTTCAAGGCCTACGGCGAGGCCGTCGCGTACCGCTGGAAGGGTGCCGAAGAAGCCGCCCGTCACGGCGCCGTGGCGGCGCTGGTGCGCTCGGTCACCACGCGCAGCCTGGGCACTCCCCATACCGGGGCCATGAAGCCTTATGTCGACGACCTGCCGCGCATCCCCGCCGCGGCGATCACCGTGGAAGATGCCGCCAGCCTGCATCGGTTGACGGAGTCGGGCCAGACAGTGCGCGTCCGCCTGGAGATGGAAGCTCGCGAGCTGCCCGACCAACCCTCGGCCAACGTGATCGGTGAGTTGCGGGGTCGGGAAAAGCCCGAAGAGGTCGTCGTGATCGGTGCCCACATCGATAGCTGGGACGTCGGTCAGGGAGCTCACGACGACGGCGCGGGGGTGATCTTCGCCATCGAGGCCCTGCGCCTGATCCGCCAGGCCGGCCTCGTGCCCCGGCGTACCCTGCGCGTGGTGCTCTTCACCAACGAGGAGAAGGGCAACGATGGCGGCAAGACCTACCTCGCCGATCACGAAGCCGAGTTGAACCGCCACGCCGCGGCCCTCGAGGCCGACACCGGTGGCTTTGCACCGACCGGCTTCTCCTTCGCCGGCAGCGACGAAGACGCTGCTCGCATCGAGGCCTGGATGCCCCTCTTCGCGCCCCTGGGCGAGTTGAAGCTGACCCGCGGCGGCGCGGGGGCAGACATCGGTCCGATCGTGAAAAAGGGCGTGCCGGGCCTCGGCTTGCGCGTCGACTCGACCCATTACTTCGACTATCACCACTCCGCCGCGGATACACTGGACAAGGTCGACGAAGAGGAATTCCGCCGCTCCCTGGCGGCCTTCACCCTGATGAGCTGGCTGCTGGCCGACTCGTTCTGAGGGAGATCTCCCATGCCTGTTCCCCGTCGTCGTTTTCTGGCCCTCGCATCGTCCGCTGTGCTGTGTGCCGCCGCCGACTGGCGTTTCCCGCTGGCCGAGGGTTCGAGCGCCATGCGCGGCCTGCGCCGGAGTGTGGGCCTGTTCCGGGGCCGGGGTGGGACCATTGGCTGGCTGGCCACCGCAGACGGCGTGGTCGCCGTCGACAGCCAGTTCCCCGACATGGCCAGGGTCTTCCTCGATGGTCTTCGCCAACACGGCCTCCGCGTGCCGGACCTGCTGATCAATACCCACCACCATGGCGACCACACCTCGGGTAACGGCGTGTTCGCCGCCGCCGGTGTGCCGATCGTCGCCCAGGCCAAGGTGCCTGACCTCCAGCGGGACGCCGCCGCACGCAAAGGCGACGGCAAGAAGCCGGTAGTGGCCGACCGCACCTTCGATCTTTCCTGGAAAGGCACTTTCGGAGACGAGACGATCCACGTCTTTCACCACCGGCCCGCCCACACCGGCTCGGACGCGATCGTCCACTTCGAGGAGGCCAACGTGGCGCACATGGGCGACCTGGTCTTCAACCGCTACTTCCCCTTCATCGACCGCAGTTCCGGCGCGTCGGTCGAGGGCTGGATCGTGAGCCTCGAGCGGGCCATCGAGTACTTCGACGACGCGACGATCTTCATCTTTGGTCACGGCACGAAGGCCGCCGGCGTGACCGGCACGCTGGCCGACCTTCGCCTGCAGCGGGACTACCTTGCGCAAGTACTGGACACGGCGCGCCGCAGCCTCGCCGCCGGCATCGCGCGCGATGCTCTCGACGCCACGGAACTCTCCCGCCGTTTCCCCGAACACGAATCGCCCGATCCCCGTTTCTCCCCGGCGGCGAACCTGGCCGATGCCTGGGACGAGTTGACGGAGGAATAGACCGTGCGGCCCTGGGCCCTGGCGCTACTGGCAGCGGGCTCGATCTGGATCTGCCAGGCCCAGGTCGCCGATCAGGTCTTCGTCATCCTCCAGCGGGCCCGGCAGCAGGCCGGCGCGCCACTCCTCCTAAGGGACCCGGCTCTGGACTCTCTGGCCCGCTCGCGGGCCAAGGAAGTCGCCTCCCGTCCTCCCGACGAGCGCATGGCGGGACACGACGGCATCATCCGCTTCCTGCGCGCCCGGGGCGGGGAGCAGGCGCTGCGCGCCTGGGAACGCCTGGATCTCAGCCGCGGCGAGGATCTACCGGCCCGGGCGATCGCCGGCCGCTGGCAGCGTTCCACCGCCGCCTGGCGCCGCGCCCTGGCCGCTGATGGATGTATTTTTTTTACCCAGATCTTCGCCGCCAACGAGGAGGCCCCATGAATTCGGAAGACCTCAGTACCCTGTCGAAAGGTTACGTCGAAGCCAAGGTGCTGCTCTGCGCCGCCGAGCTGCGAGTCTTCGACCACCTCGCAGATGAGCCCGCCGCCGCCGAGGAAGTCGCCCACAAGGTGGGCGGCACCCTGCGCGGCTTCGAGATTCTCCTCGACGCCTTGACGTCCCTCGGGGTGCTGCACAAGCACGAGGGACGCTACCGCCTCGACCCGGCCTGTCGCGAGGACCTGCTCAGCGATGGCTCCACGCGCATGGCCGACCTGCTGCGCCATCGCAACCGCCTTTTCCGTCGCTGGGCTTTTCTCGAGGAGATCATCCGCGGCGGGGAACTCCCCGCCGCGGTCGATGGCCCCGGTCTTCTGGCCGATCCCGTCGCCACCGATGACTTCATCCGCGCCATGTTCGCAGTCAGCGGGGGCCGCGCCGGCCAGGTGGCCTCCGCCCTCGACCTGGACGGCGTGCGAGTCATCGCCGACCTGGGAGGCGGCCCGGGCCACTACTTGGTGGCGCTGCTCGAGCGAGCGCCGAAGGCTCGAGGCTACCTGGCCGACTTGCCCCCTTCCCTCCAGGTCGCCCGCGCGCTCCTGGCCGACCACCCCCTGCGAAAGCGGATCGAGCTGGTAGCGTGGGATCTCTACCGCGGCGAGCCGGCAAACCCCATCGACCCCATCGACCTGGCATTCATCTCCCAGGTGCTCCACGGCTGTGGCCCCGAACCCAACCGGGAGATGCTCCGGCGAGTGGCCGCCCACCTGGCCCCCGGCGGCCGGGTGGTGATCCACGAGAACGTGGTCGAGGAAGACCGCTGCCATCCCCGCCAGGCCGCCCTCTTTGCCGTCAACATGCTGGCCATGACCGACCAGGGGCGAACCTACACCGATGCTGAGATCAGCGCCTGGGGAAAGGAGGCCGGCCTCGCCCGCGAGGGCGGCCAGCGCATCGACGAGCGCTCGTACCTCATCGTTCTGCGCCGGCCCCGGCTCGAGCCCTGATGTGGAAGGCACTTCACCATCATCTCCGCAGGGGGAGCAGCGTCCTTTCTGCAGAATGGCGCTTGCGTACCACAATCGCTCCGGCCCGGCCTCGCCTACAGCGTTGGCTGGTCCGTCAGCAATATTTCCACTTCTCCTGTCGCGCTGGAAGACACAGCAATGATGTTGACACCCTCCAGCAACGAGACCTGCTGACTCGTGTCAGTCTTCTGATCGTAATTCGGATCATCGAGCACAGTATTACCGTTAATCGTCACGACTAACGTGTTCAGCGGAGTGCCGTTGCTCACAATGGCTCCGATGTTCGCCGTCGAAAGGTAGTACGTTCCCGGCGAATCCGCGGTAACCTGGAACACGTACTTGGTTGGAACGCCAGGATCCGACCCAACGAACATGACCTCTACATTCAAGAAGCTGAACAGAGAATTCAAGCAGGGGCCCGGGTGCTCGCCATCGCCGTAGCACTCATTCGTCAGACAGAGCTGATGTTGTATGACAGCGGACTTGAGGCACGCTGCTCGTTGAGGATCAGCGTAATCCGGGTACATCTGACTACAGTGTTCGAACTCGCCATCCCTCTCATCCCTACAATCGAGTTTGCAGGTTTTGCACGGGTCTGGATCAGGGGGGTCCTCCGCAGCAAACCCCATGGGGATTGCGCACAGCAGTCCTGCCAGCACGAAAGACACGACACGCCTACTCCTGCATGCCAGACCGGCCAGCACCGAAAGCGACGTGGGCCTCGTCTTCATTTGGATATTTCCTTTCGTGGCGCGCAGTCGAGCAATGGTGATATGCTGATCGTTCGCAACTCTACCCCCCTCCTCCCCCCCCTTGTCAAGAGGGGCGGAGCCTGTCAACGACTTCGAGACACTTCGGGTTTGATCCTACTGAGCCATCTGCATGGGCAATGCCTCCATGGGTGGGTCGATCCAGGATTCTGGGGGGGGGGGATCTGGGCGCCTTGGCCTGCCATGAACGAAGCGTTCTGGATGGGCGCGGAAAGCATCGTCGAGGACTCTTTGGCGTTCTTGAATGACGGCCGTGGTCCGGCCGAAATGCACGTCGGCCGGAGTGAGCCTGGCGAGGGCCCGATGATGGTGATGGTTGTCGTACCAGGGGAAGAAGACGCGGCCATGAGAGATGGCGTGATCGTGCCCGCAAGAGCGGTTGGGGAAACCCGGCTGGTACTCGATCGTCTTGAAGTGGGCTTCGGAGTAGGGATTGTCGTCGGAGACGTGGGGGCGAGTGCCGGTTCCCGGTGCGGATTGGCGACGACGGTAGAAGGTGTCGCGAGAAACACCGCGGGCACGGCAAGCCGGGAGTACCCCGATTTCCCGCGCCAGGTCGATAGCCATCTCCCAGCGTTCTTCCCTCCGTCGACTTCGACCCCCGGCAGCCGCGAGACTTTTCCCTGCACATCGATCACGAGGTTTGCCTTGCGCAGATCCCCCTTCAGCCGGCCAGCCACCGTCATTCCAAGCTCGTGCACGATGACAGCGGCTTGCAGGATCCCGGCTTCATCGACGGAACGAAAGGGAACCATCGGGATGCCCGGGAGTATTGCGGATGTCGCCGAGCAAGACAGGACTTCTACCGGCCGCCGGACGCGGCTGCTGAAGGAAGCCGCAGCGAGGGGAGACGTCCGCGGGCGTCTGGTATACTCGCCGGCCGCACCCCGAATCCGAAGACGCCGGAATTCCGAGGCAACAGAACGTGACTCACGACGAAACTCCCCGGGAGGGAGGCGTTCGGCCCCCCGCTGATTTCAACCCACGCAGCCAGCCCCCACTGGATTTCCCCGACCGGGATCTCGAGGAGATGACCCCCGCCGACTACGAGATCCTCGGCTTCCTGGCCGGGCTCGAAGTCCATCAGCAGCTCGACACCCGGGGCAAACTCTTCTGCCGCTGCCCGGCCGGTCGCAAGGCCCGGCGCGTGGATGCCGAGGTCCTGCGGCACATGCGTCCGACGTTGAGCGAACTCGGCGAGTACGACGGCACCGCTCTGATGGAGTTCAAGACCCGCAAGGAAATCATCTACCGCCTCGAGCGAAGCTGCGTGTGCACCTACGAGATGGACGACACGCCCCCCTTCGAGATCGACAAGCAGGCGGTGAAGATCGCCCTCGAAGTCTGCCGCCTGCTGGAGCTTGATCTGGTCTCCGAGTTGCACGTGATGCGCAAGCAGTACCTGGACGGATCGATCCCCACGGGCTTTCAGCGCACGGCGATGGTGGGCCTGGGCGGCG harbors:
- a CDS encoding RsmB/NOP family class I SAM-dependent RNA methyltransferase — protein: MPATLFAMNDDRRSGRRARIERSLRWLERYRPIVDDMQGFLAALEEPPPVDLMVPRGAERRREVAARLEARGLATRTFDWAPRHLRLESPLPGGALPEVVFGLAFRQGVVSSLPCRALDPHPGERILDLCAAPGGKTVLLASLAEDRARILAGDPSASRAGLLVQSLSRMGLTSVITVQQDGNGFPAAAPFDAILLDAPCTGEGIFRVGRPRYEPTGEQGVLRARALQRRLISRAADLLAPGGRMVYSTCSYAPEENEGVISDLLARRDDLRIEALPDGIPGSPGLTRWGEIGFHPDLPRARRLYPHQTGSWGFFLCLLRKDPDSGHYTSGSRREDRPRVEPVDDPEAAAELRAALEPFGVGREVLDTYHVMPRGKDLWILSRCCPAGSDTDVSRLKIVAPGLRALRRTPRGPRLPNGVLRALDRHLGARVVELEWDQALALLEEREQAAAPDAPVGQVALRAGGQVIGAGYQRGGRLYLELPKAWR
- a CDS encoding M20/M25/M40 family metallo-hydrolase yields the protein MTPTPFRPLPAVLLLAALLGPACGGGPRLSRSAPGDPAAAAEVLIDAALADATAYQRLAELCDRFGGRSAGSEALAGALRWAAATLNADGAENVRLEPVTVTAWIRGAERLTLLEPAGPRDLPLLGLGRSVGTPPGGIEAEVVVVSSFDDLRRRGAAVRGKIVLYDFPMKTMDVMFKAYGEAVAYRWKGAEEAARHGAVAALVRSVTTRSLGTPHTGAMKPYVDDLPRIPAAAITVEDAASLHRLTESGQTVRVRLEMEARELPDQPSANVIGELRGREKPEEVVVIGAHIDSWDVGQGAHDDGAGVIFAIEALRLIRQAGLVPRRTLRVVLFTNEEKGNDGGKTYLADHEAELNRHAAALEADTGGFAPTGFSFAGSDEDAARIEAWMPLFAPLGELKLTRGGAGADIGPIVKKGVPGLGLRVDSTHYFDYHHSAADTLDKVDEEEFRRSLAAFTLMSWLLADSF
- a CDS encoding MBL fold metallo-hydrolase produces the protein MPVPRRRFLALASSAVLCAAADWRFPLAEGSSAMRGLRRSVGLFRGRGGTIGWLATADGVVAVDSQFPDMARVFLDGLRQHGLRVPDLLINTHHHGDHTSGNGVFAAAGVPIVAQAKVPDLQRDAAARKGDGKKPVVADRTFDLSWKGTFGDETIHVFHHRPAHTGSDAIVHFEEANVAHMGDLVFNRYFPFIDRSSGASVEGWIVSLERAIEYFDDATIFIFGHGTKAAGVTGTLADLRLQRDYLAQVLDTARRSLAAGIARDALDATELSRRFPEHESPDPRFSPAANLADAWDELTEE
- a CDS encoding methyltransferase, with the translated sequence MNSEDLSTLSKGYVEAKVLLCAAELRVFDHLADEPAAAEEVAHKVGGTLRGFEILLDALTSLGVLHKHEGRYRLDPACREDLLSDGSTRMADLLRHRNRLFRRWAFLEEIIRGGELPAAVDGPGLLADPVATDDFIRAMFAVSGGRAGQVASALDLDGVRVIADLGGGPGHYLVALLERAPKARGYLADLPPSLQVARALLADHPLRKRIELVAWDLYRGEPANPIDPIDLAFISQVLHGCGPEPNREMLRRVAAHLAPGGRVVIHENVVEEDRCHPRQAALFAVNMLAMTDQGRTYTDAEISAWGKEAGLAREGGQRIDERSYLIVLRRPRLEP